The following are from one region of the Marinomonas sp. CT5 genome:
- a CDS encoding EAL domain-containing protein, which produces MQELLELQRDKSFRLKLIMVCLAVALSVASIYTVVSYRLAADLVQSTELESLQGQAMLIHGELLIDENATQEEHLKKLVKLVYFDSHLTDSELYIKISGPNLNWSMDHNISLNIKDQLLSELPILNTSPTNMETPNGQTQIDGRLFLWQIVKDNNYQVVIIKTSANIENTLEFVMKRLIITSIIVFWLATWFAITLSSWMNKRVQDKNDSLAHLATHDALTGLPNRLFLSNLLQPIIIDYSDPKHKKYEEFYKKSPKQGCLFVIDLDKFKEVNDTFGHAAGDALLIKVAKKLNEILDDTQTIVRFGGDKFIIWAPNLNIEQAKNLIQQLIIACNEPVMINKLAISTGASIGFAHYPSQATEPDALILCADTAMDEAKQNRSGWSMFSERNIQSGRQRLKLRADLDNAFSNQQIKLHYQPKVSLKDGHIIGVEALARWHHPTDGLLYPIHFIELIEQSGRVQEFGRYVIATAIQQLDVWHKQGLYTPIAVNLSPYNLLDPCLLDFTLSLLKQHNIEENKLEIELIESETSINIDAISKSLNDFKEAGIKLAIDDFGTGMSSLSYISNLNVNHIKIDRTFIDGIDQDDRKQAVVLAVIILAKSFKSNVIAEGIENKFQADKLIEMGCHYGQGYYFAKPMTADKIQTILKANTALPI; this is translated from the coding sequence ATGCAAGAACTACTAGAATTACAAAGAGATAAGTCCTTTCGCTTAAAGCTTATCATGGTGTGTCTCGCTGTCGCATTGTCTGTCGCCTCTATTTATACGGTGGTGTCGTATCGTCTCGCCGCTGATTTGGTTCAATCGACAGAACTAGAATCCCTACAAGGGCAAGCTATGTTAATTCATGGTGAGTTACTTATTGATGAAAATGCTACTCAAGAAGAGCATCTAAAGAAATTGGTTAAATTGGTTTACTTTGATAGTCACTTAACGGATTCGGAGCTTTATATTAAAATCTCTGGACCTAATTTAAACTGGTCTATGGATCATAATATCTCCCTCAACATTAAGGACCAACTCCTTTCTGAACTGCCTATTTTGAATACCTCACCTACGAACATGGAGACCCCCAACGGACAAACTCAAATTGATGGAAGGTTGTTTCTCTGGCAGATAGTTAAGGACAATAACTATCAAGTAGTCATCATCAAAACATCAGCCAATATTGAAAACACGCTGGAGTTTGTGATGAAACGTTTAATCATCACCTCTATTATCGTTTTCTGGTTAGCCACCTGGTTTGCCATCACACTCTCCTCTTGGATGAACAAACGCGTTCAGGATAAAAACGATTCACTGGCTCATTTGGCTACCCATGACGCTTTAACCGGATTACCAAACCGACTATTTCTTAGCAATTTACTGCAACCTATCATCATTGATTATTCTGACCCAAAGCATAAAAAATACGAAGAATTCTATAAGAAGAGCCCAAAGCAAGGGTGTCTTTTTGTCATCGATTTGGACAAATTCAAAGAGGTAAATGATACCTTTGGCCATGCCGCTGGAGACGCCCTGTTAATAAAAGTCGCTAAGAAACTAAATGAAATATTAGACGATACCCAAACCATTGTTCGCTTTGGCGGTGACAAATTTATTATATGGGCACCAAATCTGAATATTGAACAGGCAAAGAACCTCATACAACAGTTAATAATTGCCTGCAATGAGCCTGTCATGATCAATAAACTCGCAATTAGTACTGGAGCGAGTATCGGCTTCGCTCATTATCCCAGCCAAGCCACAGAGCCAGATGCATTGATACTTTGTGCCGACACCGCTATGGATGAAGCGAAGCAGAACCGTAGCGGCTGGAGCATGTTCAGTGAACGAAACATCCAGAGTGGTCGCCAACGCTTAAAACTTCGAGCAGACTTAGATAACGCATTCAGCAACCAACAAATTAAGCTTCATTATCAACCAAAAGTATCACTAAAAGATGGGCATATTATTGGTGTTGAGGCCTTGGCTCGGTGGCATCACCCAACCGATGGACTTCTCTATCCCATACACTTTATTGAATTAATTGAGCAAAGTGGCCGTGTTCAAGAGTTTGGGCGTTACGTTATCGCAACCGCTATCCAACAACTTGATGTTTGGCACAAACAAGGGCTGTATACCCCCATTGCGGTCAACCTTTCCCCCTATAACCTACTTGATCCGTGTTTATTGGACTTCACGCTAAGCTTGCTTAAGCAACATAATATCGAGGAAAATAAACTCGAAATTGAACTGATTGAATCGGAAACCAGCATCAACATAGACGCCATATCTAAAAGCCTAAATGACTTTAAAGAAGCAGGAATCAAATTAGCTATCGATGACTTTGGAACAGGTATGAGCTCTTTGTCTTACATTAGTAATCTCAATGTTAACCATATAAAAATAGACAGAACCTTCATTGATGGCATTGACCAAGATGATCGAAAACAAGCTGTAGTATTAGCTGTCATCATATTAGCCAAATCCTTCAAAAGTAATGTCATAGCGGAAGGGATCGAAAATAAATTTCAAGCAGACAAACTGATCGAAATGGGCTGCCATTATGGTCAAGGCTATTATTTCGCTAAACCAATGACAGCAGATAAGATACAAACTATCCTAAAGGCTAATACCGCTCTGCCGATCTGA